From Kangiella sp. TOML190, one genomic window encodes:
- a CDS encoding enoyl-CoA hydratase/isomerase family protein, which translates to MIPVMTQEALKIAIDEGQNADSSLGSEGRGVGYITLTRGEIHNAFDDQLIADLTSAFQAMQNNDDVEVVVLKAEGKSFSAGADLNWMRRMADYSWDENFQDSQALAKLMNTIYSLNKPTVCVVQGAAFGGGVGLVACCDMVVASERASFCLSEVKLGLIPAVISPYVVKAIGERQAQRYFLTAERFKAKQAQEYGLVHEVVAEDQLENKTSEIISTLLTNGPQAVMAAKDLIRAVEGKVIDQVLMDETAKRIADIRASEQGKEGLNAFLEKRPADWSLG; encoded by the coding sequence ATGATACCAGTAATGACACAAGAAGCTCTTAAAATTGCGATTGATGAAGGCCAAAATGCAGACTCTAGTCTTGGTAGCGAAGGTCGCGGGGTTGGTTATATCACCCTAACTCGTGGCGAGATCCATAATGCTTTTGATGACCAGTTGATTGCCGATCTGACTTCTGCTTTTCAAGCCATGCAAAACAACGATGATGTTGAAGTTGTGGTATTAAAGGCTGAAGGCAAAAGTTTTTCTGCTGGCGCTGATTTAAACTGGATGCGTCGTATGGCCGATTATTCTTGGGATGAAAACTTCCAAGATTCGCAAGCCTTAGCAAAATTAATGAACACCATTTACAGCCTTAATAAACCAACCGTTTGTGTCGTTCAAGGTGCAGCTTTTGGTGGTGGCGTTGGTTTAGTTGCTTGTTGTGACATGGTGGTTGCATCTGAGCGAGCAAGTTTTTGTTTATCAGAAGTAAAACTTGGTTTAATCCCAGCCGTAATTAGCCCTTATGTAGTTAAAGCAATTGGTGAACGCCAAGCGCAACGCTATTTTTTAACCGCGGAACGCTTTAAAGCCAAGCAAGCCCAAGAGTATGGTTTGGTTCATGAAGTGGTTGCTGAAGATCAGCTTGAAAATAAAACCAGTGAAATCATCAGCACCCTACTCACAAATGGCCCGCAAGCAGTGATGGCGGCTAAAGATTTGATCCGCGCCGTGGAAGGTAAAGTCATCGATCAAGTGCTAATGGACGAAACTGCCAAACGTATTGCGGATATTCGCGCCAGCGAACAAGGCAAAGAAGGTTTAAACGCATTCTTAGAAAAAAGACCCGCTGATTGGTCTCTAGGCTGA